From Acidobacteriota bacterium, a single genomic window includes:
- a CDS encoding aminotransferase class I/II-fold pyridoxal phosphate-dependent enzyme, with amino-acid sequence MFDPSSRIQDYLVFGEFGDVNPSITDSSTFTFMTPERMEELFEHEIEGCFLYSRHWNPTNKYLAKALARMEDSESAQVAASGMAAISSTILQICDAGDEIIAAHTIYGGTYALFKNILPRFGIKVNFVDIRNLDEIAAKINERTRVIYCETMSNPLLEIADIPRIAEIAKANNAKLVVDNTFSPLIVSPIRLGADIVVHSMTKFINGTSDCVAGAVCASDEFVHRLTDITSGTAMLLGAVLDSMRAASILKNLHSLHLRMRQHSTNAQFLAERFKGLGLKVHYPGLPEHPQHELLTSFMNPGYGFGGMIALDVGELETANKLMTRMQQEKVGYLAVSLGYFKTLFSPPGHSTSSEIPKEERDAIGLSEGLVRFSIGLDNDIEHTYQRIERCLRELEIV; translated from the coding sequence ATGTTCGACCCTAGCAGCAGAATTCAGGATTATCTGGTTTTCGGTGAATTCGGCGATGTAAATCCGTCGATCACCGATTCCTCGACATTTACCTTTATGACGCCCGAGCGGATGGAGGAACTCTTCGAACACGAGATCGAAGGCTGTTTCCTCTATTCACGCCATTGGAATCCGACCAACAAATATCTCGCCAAGGCGCTTGCCAGAATGGAGGACAGCGAATCGGCGCAGGTCGCCGCTTCGGGGATGGCCGCGATCAGTTCGACGATACTTCAGATCTGCGACGCCGGCGACGAAATTATCGCCGCCCACACGATCTACGGCGGAACCTACGCGCTGTTCAAGAATATTCTGCCGCGGTTCGGGATCAAAGTGAACTTTGTGGACATCCGGAATCTCGACGAGATCGCGGCGAAGATCAACGAACGGACGCGGGTGATCTACTGCGAGACGATGAGCAATCCGCTGCTCGAGATCGCAGATATTCCGCGCATCGCGGAGATTGCGAAGGCAAATAACGCGAAACTCGTCGTCGACAACACGTTCAGCCCGCTGATCGTTTCGCCGATCCGGCTCGGCGCCGACATCGTCGTCCACAGTATGACGAAGTTCATCAACGGCACGAGCGATTGCGTCGCGGGCGCGGTTTGCGCGAGCGACGAATTCGTTCATCGGTTGACGGACATTACGTCGGGGACGGCGATGCTCCTCGGCGCGGTGCTCGATTCGATGCGCGCCGCGAGCATTCTCAAAAATCTGCATTCGCTGCATCTTCGAATGCGCCAGCACAGCACGAATGCGCAGTTTCTCGCGGAGCGGTTCAAAGGACTCGGCCTTAAGGTTCATTATCCCGGACTGCCGGAACACCCGCAGCACGAATTGCTGACGTCGTTTATGAACCCGGGCTACGGTTTCGGCGGGATGATCGCGCTCGACGTCGGCGAACTTGAGACGGCGAACAAACTGATGACGCGAATGCAGCAGGAAAAGGTCGGTTATCTGGCGGTCAGCCTCGGATACTTCAAGACTCTGTTCTCGCCTCCGGGACACAGCACTTCGTCCGAGATTCCAAAAGAGGAACGCGACGCGATTGGACTCAGCGAAGGGCTGGTGCGATTCTCGATCGGGCTCGACAACGACATCGAGCATACCTATCAACGGATCGAACGTTGCCTTCGGGAACTGGAGATCGTCTGA
- a CDS encoding efflux RND transporter permease subunit has protein sequence MKEGAEHTDKSTGFAGRLAGAFIQSKLTPLIVAASILLGIGAVFMLPREEEPQIIVPMVDVMVQMPGASSKEVEERVTKPMEKLLWEIPGVEYIYSTSSPGMSLAIVRFKVGQNEEDAIVRLNQKLYANLDLVPPGASPPLVKPRSIDDVPILALTLSAKTYDHFTLRRIAAQMTDQIKEVADVSEVKIIGGQRRQLRVLLDGAKMSSRGIAPAAIIPMIDQSNRQLSSGKIAAQNREALVETGSFLTSAEDVGNVVVGVFGGRPVFLRDVATITDGPEEPADYVMFGHGPGEKHTAGETAQNGIEPAVTLAVSKRKGTNAIEIADKILEKVESMKASFIPKDVRVTTTRNYGETAAEKSNELLLHMLIAIASVSALIMLALGWRESGIVATAIPVTLALTLTVFYLYGYTLNRITLFALIFSIGILVDDAIVVVENMTRHYGLPENKGRSLVSIAIDAVDEVGNPTILATFAVIAAILPMAFVSGLMGPYMRPIPVGASAAMVFSMIVAFVVTPWAALKMLKRDAVHEHGDEGFTTRLYRKVMTSIIVKPVWRFTFLIGVVVLLLGSMSLVALKFVKVKMLPFDNKSEFQVIVDMPEGSTLEQTAAITRELAAFVGTVPEVVDYQTYVGTASPYNFNGLVRHYFLRSGSNVADIQVNLLEKGERSDQSHDIAKRVRPELQKIAVKYGARIKVAEVPPGPPVLQTIVAEVYGPNYERQIEIARGVRDILDKTEGVVDVDWFVEDNQAKFNLLINKEKAAISGVSAEQIANTVRLALDGANVGLLHVPTEKEDAFINLRLPKAERTSLDDLQQIKVVGAAGNLVPISELVEIKEVRSDKSIYHKNLMPVVYVTADVAGAVESPVYAILGLNDSIEAMKLPEGYALERYVAAQPFLTDKYAMKWDGEWHITYEVFRDLGLAFAVVMVLIYILVVGWFQSFKTPLTIMAAIPFSLVGILPAHALMGAFFTATSMIGFIAGAGIVVRNSIILVDFVELRMKHGMSLIDAVVDAGAVRFRPMLLTAAAVIAGSAVMLADPIFQGLAISLMAGEVASLLLSRMAVPVLFYLSERRKHPEPMRGPDEPTVLCPTDFSPQSAIALRFADKFANALGAKLKIVHAVEPDLPPYFTESQLDELLSEEQRTDDANLAQINAFARGNLTADAKFDSFVVDDSPSAAILEDAEKKTTMLIALGTRGRGGIAKLRFGSVAETVLRESRVPVLTVGAKVDADIDAAIRTILCPIDDSEESAAALKYAVDAASRFDADLVVIRSGKTPCPTDEIKTRCRLREVEKKGDIFAELVEESANADLIVVGVKHRFFADGSAAGKVAGIIENALCPVIAVTEAKDEK, from the coding sequence ATGAAGGAAGGAGCCGAACACACAGATAAATCCACGGGTTTCGCCGGACGACTCGCCGGCGCGTTCATACAATCGAAACTCACTCCGCTGATCGTCGCGGCGTCGATCCTGCTCGGCATCGGGGCGGTCTTTATGCTTCCGCGCGAGGAAGAGCCGCAGATCATCGTCCCGATGGTCGATGTGATGGTTCAGATGCCGGGCGCGTCATCGAAGGAAGTTGAAGAACGCGTCACGAAGCCGATGGAGAAACTCCTCTGGGAAATTCCCGGCGTCGAGTACATCTATTCGACCTCGTCGCCCGGAATGTCTCTCGCGATCGTGCGTTTCAAGGTCGGGCAGAACGAGGAAGACGCGATCGTCCGCCTCAATCAAAAGCTCTACGCAAATCTCGATCTCGTCCCGCCGGGCGCGTCGCCGCCGCTCGTCAAACCGCGCTCGATCGACGACGTGCCGATCCTCGCGCTGACGCTTTCGGCAAAGACATACGATCATTTCACTCTCCGGCGAATCGCCGCGCAGATGACCGATCAGATCAAGGAGGTCGCCGACGTTTCGGAGGTCAAGATCATCGGCGGCCAAAGGCGCCAACTGCGCGTACTGCTTGACGGTGCGAAAATGTCCTCGCGCGGGATCGCGCCGGCGGCGATCATTCCGATGATCGATCAGTCGAACCGGCAACTCAGCTCGGGTAAGATCGCCGCTCAAAACCGCGAGGCCTTGGTTGAAACCGGAAGTTTTCTGACGTCTGCCGAGGACGTCGGCAATGTCGTCGTTGGGGTCTTCGGTGGTCGTCCGGTCTTTTTGCGTGACGTCGCGACGATCACCGACGGACCCGAGGAGCCGGCCGATTACGTGATGTTCGGCCACGGCCCGGGTGAGAAACACACGGCCGGGGAAACCGCACAGAACGGCATTGAACCCGCCGTCACGCTGGCCGTTTCGAAACGCAAGGGAACGAACGCGATCGAGATCGCCGACAAGATACTTGAAAAGGTCGAGTCGATGAAAGCTTCGTTCATTCCGAAGGACGTGCGTGTCACAACGACCAGAAACTACGGCGAAACTGCCGCCGAAAAATCGAACGAACTGCTGCTTCATATGCTCATCGCGATCGCGTCCGTTTCGGCGCTGATCATGCTCGCGCTGGGCTGGCGCGAATCGGGAATCGTTGCCACCGCGATTCCGGTGACACTCGCGCTGACGCTGACGGTCTTCTATCTTTACGGTTACACTCTCAACCGGATCACGCTTTTCGCGCTCATCTTTTCGATCGGAATTCTCGTCGACGACGCGATCGTCGTCGTCGAAAATATGACGCGGCATTACGGATTGCCGGAAAACAAGGGGCGTTCGCTCGTTTCGATCGCGATTGACGCGGTCGACGAGGTCGGAAATCCGACGATCCTCGCGACGTTCGCCGTCATCGCCGCGATCCTGCCGATGGCGTTCGTCAGCGGATTGATGGGACCGTATATGCGTCCGATCCCGGTCGGCGCGTCGGCGGCGATGGTCTTTTCGATGATCGTCGCGTTTGTGGTCACGCCTTGGGCAGCACTCAAAATGCTCAAACGCGATGCCGTTCACGAACACGGCGACGAGGGATTCACGACGCGGCTCTATCGCAAGGTGATGACGTCGATCATCGTCAAACCGGTGTGGCGGTTCACGTTTCTGATCGGGGTCGTCGTGCTGCTGCTCGGTTCGATGTCTCTTGTCGCGCTGAAGTTCGTCAAGGTGAAAATGCTGCCGTTCGACAACAAGAGCGAGTTTCAGGTGATCGTCGATATGCCTGAAGGCTCGACGCTCGAACAGACCGCGGCGATCACGCGCGAACTCGCGGCGTTTGTCGGAACCGTTCCCGAAGTCGTCGACTATCAAACATATGTCGGCACCGCGTCGCCATACAATTTCAACGGTCTCGTCCGCCATTACTTCTTGCGGAGCGGCTCGAACGTCGCGGACATTCAGGTCAATTTGCTCGAAAAAGGCGAGCGTTCCGACCAGAGCCACGACATCGCAAAGCGCGTCCGGCCGGAGTTGCAGAAGATCGCGGTCAAATACGGCGCGCGCATCAAGGTCGCCGAAGTTCCGCCCGGTCCGCCCGTATTGCAGACGATCGTCGCCGAAGTTTACGGGCCGAATTATGAGCGCCAGATCGAGATCGCGCGCGGCGTCCGCGACATTCTCGACAAAACCGAAGGCGTCGTCGACGTCGATTGGTTCGTCGAGGACAACCAAGCGAAATTCAATCTGCTGATCAACAAGGAAAAAGCCGCGATCAGCGGGGTCTCGGCCGAGCAGATCGCGAACACCGTGCGTCTCGCGCTCGACGGCGCGAACGTCGGACTGCTCCACGTGCCGACTGAAAAGGAAGACGCGTTCATCAATCTGCGGCTTCCGAAAGCGGAACGCACAAGTCTCGACGATCTTCAGCAGATCAAGGTCGTGGGCGCCGCCGGGAACCTGGTTCCGATAAGCGAACTGGTCGAAATCAAAGAAGTCAGATCGGACAAGAGCATCTATCACAAGAACCTGATGCCGGTCGTCTATGTCACCGCGGACGTCGCCGGCGCGGTCGAGAGTCCCGTTTACGCGATTCTCGGTCTCAACGATTCGATCGAGGCGATGAAGCTTCCCGAGGGATACGCGCTTGAGCGCTACGTCGCCGCGCAGCCGTTTTTGACGGACAAGTATGCGATGAAGTGGGACGGCGAGTGGCACATTACGTACGAGGTGTTTCGCGACCTCGGGTTGGCCTTCGCGGTCGTGATGGTCCTGATCTATATCCTCGTCGTCGGTTGGTTTCAATCGTTCAAGACGCCCTTGACGATAATGGCGGCGATCCCGTTCTCGCTCGTCGGGATTCTGCCGGCCCACGCTTTGATGGGCGCGTTTTTTACGGCAACGTCGATGATCGGTTTCATCGCCGGTGCGGGAATCGTCGTCCGCAATTCGATTATTCTCGTCGATTTCGTCGAACTGCGGATGAAACACGGGATGTCTCTGATCGATGCGGTCGTCGATGCCGGTGCGGTTCGTTTCCGGCCGATGCTGCTGACGGCGGCCGCGGTCATCGCCGGATCGGCGGTGATGCTCGCCGATCCGATATTTCAGGGACTTGCGATCTCGCTGATGGCCGGAGAAGTCGCGTCCTTGCTGCTTTCGCGGATGGCGGTGCCGGTCCTGTTCTATCTCAGCGAGCGCCGCAAACATCCCGAACCGATGCGCGGACCGGATGAGCCGACGGTGCTTTGTCCGACCGATTTTAGTCCGCAGTCGGCCATCGCGTTGCGGTTTGCGGACAAATTCGCGAATGCGCTCGGCGCGAAACTGAAGATCGTACACGCCGTCGAACCCGATCTTCCTCCATATTTTACTGAGTCGCAGCTCGACGAACTGCTTTCCGAGGAACAACGCACCGACGACGCCAATCTGGCGCAGATCAACGCCTTTGCGCGTGGAAACCTGACCGCCGATGCGAAATTCGATTCGTTCGTCGTTGACGATTCGCCGTCTGCCGCGATTCTCGAAGATGCTGAAAAGAAGACGACGATGCTGATCGCGCTCGGCACGCGCGGCCGCGGCGGCATCGCAAAGCTCCGTTTCGGTTCGGTCGCGGAAACAGTGCTCCGTGAAAGCCGTGTGCCGGTTTTGACCGTCGGCGCGAAGGTCGATGCGGACATTGACGCCGCAATTAGGACGATTCTCTGTCCCATCGACGATTCCGAGGAATCTGCCGCCGCGCTGAAATACGCGGTCGACGCGGCGTCCCGATTCGACGCGGACCTCGTCGTCATCCGAAGCGGAAAAACACCCTGTCCGACGGACGAGATCAAGACTCGTTGCCGACTCCGCGAAGTCGAAAAGAAGGGTGACATTTTTGCCGAACTCGTCGAAGAATCCGCGAATGCGGATCTCATCGTGGTCGGTGTGAAGCACCGTTTCTTTGCCGATGGTTCGGCCGCCGGCAAAGTCGCCGGAATCATCGAAAATGCCCTGTGTCCGGTGATTGCCGTCACGGAAGCGAAGGATGAAAAGTGA
- a CDS encoding efflux RND transporter periplasmic adaptor subunit, whose protein sequence is MVETTANKGMNVMNVKSGYVIIVGVLALTLIGCGKKEESAKVAPAAEVQNVTIAKVTKSSIEDFYEATGTVKAAKTTDVSANMMGRIVAFPVGEGDTVARGQVLVEIDNRESQTQKQRAEGGLKEAQAALVEIDKSVIAARAGVKTAEENKALAEKTFGRIKELYERRSASAQEFDEAQSRLKVAVSEVDRAKANVETIISKKKQINARIDQARAEISGSKVFESYSKITSPVSGLIIKKFAETGAVASPGMPLLSIEDSSLYRLEAAVEESRSKLFRVGNRVQVRIDAIGDAEILGTVSEILPSADAASRSYTVKIDLPANSLLRTGLYGLARFPIAQKEAITVPQGALVQRGQLSGVFVVGADGLAQFRIVTTGKTSDGFVEILSGLSEGDDYVSADTARVTDGAKVRF, encoded by the coding sequence ATGGTTGAAACCACCGCCAACAAAGGAATGAACGTTATGAACGTCAAATCGGGATATGTGATCATTGTCGGGGTTCTTGCTCTGACTCTGATCGGTTGCGGCAAAAAGGAAGAATCCGCCAAGGTCGCGCCGGCGGCGGAAGTTCAGAATGTGACGATCGCCAAGGTTACCAAATCTTCAATCGAGGATTTTTATGAGGCGACGGGCACCGTCAAAGCTGCGAAGACGACCGATGTGTCGGCGAATATGATGGGCCGAATCGTCGCGTTTCCGGTCGGCGAGGGCGACACCGTCGCGCGCGGCCAAGTCCTTGTGGAGATCGACAATCGCGAGAGTCAAACCCAGAAACAGCGCGCCGAGGGCGGATTGAAAGAAGCTCAGGCGGCGCTCGTCGAGATCGACAAATCGGTCATTGCGGCAAGGGCCGGCGTCAAGACCGCCGAAGAGAACAAAGCGCTCGCGGAGAAAACTTTTGGCCGGATCAAGGAACTCTACGAGCGGCGTTCGGCGAGCGCTCAGGAATTCGACGAAGCGCAGTCACGCCTGAAGGTCGCCGTCTCCGAGGTCGATCGCGCAAAGGCCAACGTCGAGACGATCATCTCCAAGAAGAAACAGATCAACGCCAGGATCGATCAAGCGCGCGCCGAGATCTCGGGGAGCAAGGTTTTTGAAAGCTATTCAAAGATCACATCGCCCGTTTCGGGCCTGATCATCAAGAAGTTCGCCGAAACGGGCGCCGTCGCCTCGCCCGGAATGCCGTTGCTCTCGATCGAGGACAGTTCGCTTTACAGACTCGAAGCCGCCGTCGAAGAATCGCGTTCGAAGCTTTTCCGCGTCGGCAATCGCGTTCAGGTCCGGATCGACGCGATCGGCGACGCGGAGATACTCGGAACAGTGTCCGAGATCCTTCCGTCCGCCGACGCGGCGAGCCGCAGCTACACCGTGAAGATCGATCTCCCCGCGAATTCGTTGCTCAGGACCGGGCTATATGGCCTGGCACGGTTCCCGATCGCGCAGAAGGAAGCGATCACGGTTCCGCAGGGCGCATTGGTCCAGCGCGGCCAGCTCTCGGGAGTTTTTGTTGTCGGCGCCGACGGACTGGCGCAGTTTAGAATCGTCACGACCGGCAAGACGTCCGATGGATTCGTCGAGATCTTGTCCGGACTGTCGGAAGGCGACGACTACGTTTCCGCCGACACCGCGCGCGTCACCGACGGCGCGAAGGTGAGGTTCTGA
- a CDS encoding TolC family protein, translating into MPAQRKSHNLLTTLLLFVLAVLPGAAQQVFPPALSVENAAEKALGQDPRTRIADAAIKSNEAALAEAKTGKQPIVQFTQSIIRSNNPVFVFGSRLEQGRFRSSNFALDALNDPDGLFNFRTAISVQKPLFDQRQTRSRVSQAELEKRRSEFQGESIRQQLRFDVVRNYFAAVLAKEMLMVNDEALRSAEANVKKAKDMVEVGMTTDADFLAAEVEAANVNQQKLEAESNVVTTAAALNIALGAPPEFEFEYTTSIVERYFPIDSREELLRAAFENRADYKRAEIALEVARARSRGVRDQKLPSVNAFGNLGYSSPYLANGSTDYTVGVNLTYTLFDPGRKARIEQTVTAETIAAAELDALANQIRLEVIRAEQNFKTARARIQVSVKTIEQATEALRIVQDRYKFGLTTFNEVLRAESALVRAKHNLLASRYEYYVSYASVLLATGRLTNASAF; encoded by the coding sequence ATGCCCGCGCAAAGGAAGTCGCACAATCTACTGACAACGCTATTGTTGTTCGTTCTCGCCGTTTTGCCCGGCGCCGCCCAACAGGTTTTCCCGCCGGCTCTTTCGGTCGAGAATGCGGCCGAAAAGGCCCTTGGTCAAGACCCGCGGACGCGAATTGCAGATGCGGCGATAAAATCCAACGAAGCGGCGCTCGCCGAAGCAAAGACCGGGAAACAGCCGATAGTTCAGTTCACGCAAAGCATCATCCGTTCGAACAATCCGGTCTTTGTTTTCGGGTCGAGGCTCGAGCAAGGCCGCTTCCGTTCGTCGAATTTCGCGCTTGACGCGCTCAACGATCCCGATGGATTGTTCAACTTCAGAACCGCGATCAGCGTTCAAAAACCGCTCTTCGACCAGCGCCAGACGCGTTCGCGCGTTTCGCAGGCGGAACTTGAAAAACGGCGTTCCGAGTTTCAGGGCGAATCGATCCGGCAACAACTCCGGTTCGATGTCGTCCGCAACTATTTTGCCGCCGTCCTCGCGAAGGAAATGCTGATGGTGAACGACGAAGCTTTACGGTCGGCCGAGGCGAACGTCAAAAAGGCAAAGGATATGGTCGAGGTCGGGATGACGACCGACGCCGACTTTCTCGCTGCCGAGGTCGAAGCGGCGAATGTCAATCAACAAAAGCTCGAAGCCGAAAGCAACGTCGTTACGACTGCGGCGGCGCTCAATATCGCGCTCGGCGCTCCTCCGGAATTCGAGTTCGAATACACGACAAGCATCGTCGAACGTTACTTTCCGATCGATTCGCGTGAGGAGCTCCTGCGGGCCGCATTCGAGAATCGCGCCGATTACAAGCGCGCCGAGATCGCGCTCGAGGTCGCCCGCGCGCGATCCCGCGGCGTCCGGGATCAGAAACTGCCGAGCGTCAATGCTTTCGGTAATTTAGGCTACAGTTCGCCCTATCTCGCAAACGGCAGCACCGATTACACGGTCGGAGTGAATTTGACCTACACGCTGTTCGATCCCGGCCGCAAGGCCCGTATCGAGCAGACCGTGACCGCCGAGACGATCGCCGCCGCCGAACTGGATGCGCTTGCGAATCAGATCCGGCTCGAGGTCATTCGCGCCGAACAGAATTTCAAGACCGCGAGGGCGCGGATACAGGTTTCCGTCAAAACGATCGAACAGGCCACCGAAGCGTTGCGCATCGTTCAGGACCGATACAAATTCGGCCTGACGACATTCAACGAAGTCCTGCGCGCGGAGTCGGCGCTGGTCCGGGCGAAACACAATCTGCTCGCATCGCGGTACGAGTATTACGTCAGCTACGCGTCGGTGTTGTTGGCCACCGGAAGACTAACGAACGCAAGCGCGTTCTGA
- a CDS encoding DUF2892 domain-containing protein, whose protein sequence is MTVNNMLHLIAGAFVVLSVVLGIYVSPYFFYFTIFVGLNLMQSAFSGWCPMITILRKAGFREN, encoded by the coding sequence ATGACAGTTAACAATATGCTGCATCTGATCGCCGGAGCGTTCGTCGTCTTGAGCGTCGTTCTCGGTATCTACGTCAGTCCGTATTTCTTCTATTTCACCATTTTCGTCGGCTTGAATTTAATGCAATCGGCCTTTTCCGGCTGGTGCCCGATGATCACGATTCTGCGAAAGGCAGGCTTCCGAGAAAACTGA
- a CDS encoding TlpA family protein disulfide reductase encodes MIHRDDAVENKKPKLRRRNLIEWAITLSISVAILYFLAPPSWWQFGPWKPEDRKPTPDFALRKMNGEAWNFADQRGKVLVVNYWATWCGPCRFETPGLVSAATELTPRGVVFVGVSVDEDPRPIAPFVEKYKITYEILRPGRDPNTDAEMVLPTTFLYDKKGSLAKKYTGIVLESTLRSDVEKLLNE; translated from the coding sequence ATGATTCATCGAGACGATGCGGTCGAAAACAAGAAACCGAAATTACGCCGCCGGAATCTGATCGAGTGGGCGATCACGCTATCGATCAGCGTTGCGATACTCTATTTTCTCGCGCCGCCTTCGTGGTGGCAGTTCGGCCCCTGGAAGCCTGAAGATCGAAAACCGACGCCCGATTTCGCGCTTCGCAAAATGAATGGTGAAGCTTGGAACTTCGCGGATCAGCGCGGCAAGGTCCTGGTGGTTAATTACTGGGCGACCTGGTGCGGTCCGTGCCGTTTTGAAACTCCCGGACTGGTCAGCGCGGCGACGGAACTAACGCCGCGCGGCGTCGTATTCGTCGGCGTTTCGGTCGATGAAGATCCGCGACCGATCGCGCCGTTCGTCGAGAAATACAAGATCACGTATGAGATCCTCCGTCCCGGGCGCGATCCGAACACCGACGCCGAGATGGTTTTGCCGACCACTTTTTTATATGACAAGAAAGGATCGTTGGCGAAAAAATATACGGGGATCGTTCTCGAATCGACGCTCCGATCGGATGTCGAAAAGTTGCTGAACGAGTGA
- a CDS encoding amidohydrolase, protein MKKQTPFGEIEIFDAHAHFISHNFFAMLARQSATLARETDPVGKIGELTGFRMPPEDPAELARIWVDELDGQRVSRALLIASLPNDEESIAKAVAEFPERVSGGFFFNPLQENAVERAGRAFDELRLKVICLFPAMHGFSVADDPNVRAIAELAGNRPGTAIFVHCGALSVGIRKKIGLKSVFDLRLSSPLEVHKLASEFPTVSFIIPHFGAGLWRETLMAADLCPNIYIDSSSSNKWMNYEAPDLELAKVFEKTLKVVGPERLLFGTDSSFFPRGWIVEVFDVQSRVLAEIGIGKADAEAIFGGNLRRILNI, encoded by the coding sequence ATGAAAAAGCAGACGCCTTTCGGCGAAATAGAAATCTTTGACGCGCACGCGCATTTTATTTCGCATAACTTTTTTGCAATGCTCGCGCGGCAGTCGGCGACGCTTGCGCGCGAGACCGATCCGGTTGGGAAGATCGGCGAGCTGACGGGCTTTCGAATGCCGCCGGAAGACCCTGCCGAACTCGCCCGGATCTGGGTCGACGAACTCGACGGACAAAGGGTTTCAAGAGCGTTGCTGATCGCGAGCCTGCCGAATGACGAAGAGTCGATCGCGAAGGCCGTTGCCGAGTTTCCGGAACGTGTCAGCGGCGGTTTCTTTTTCAATCCGTTGCAGGAGAATGCCGTCGAACGCGCGGGGCGCGCCTTTGACGAACTGCGGCTGAAAGTGATCTGCCTTTTTCCGGCGATGCACGGATTCTCCGTCGCTGACGATCCGAATGTCCGGGCGATAGCGGAACTCGCCGGCAATCGTCCGGGAACGGCGATATTTGTCCATTGCGGCGCGTTGAGCGTTGGGATCCGGAAGAAGATCGGATTGAAGAGCGTGTTCGACTTGCGGCTCTCGAGTCCGCTGGAAGTTCATAAACTCGCGAGCGAATTTCCGACGGTGAGTTTCATCATTCCGCATTTCGGCGCCGGACTTTGGCGAGAGACGCTGATGGCGGCCGATCTGTGCCCGAATATCTACATCGACAGTTCGAGCAGCAACAAATGGATGAACTATGAGGCGCCGGATCTCGAACTTGCCAAGGTCTTCGAAAAAACGCTGAAGGTCGTCGGGCCTGAACGCCTGCTTTTCGGAACCGACTCTTCGTTTTTCCCGCGCGGTTGGATTGTAGAGGTTTTCGACGTTCAGTCCCGGGTCCTGGCCGAGATCGGTATCGGAAAGGCGGACGCCGAAGCGATCTTCGGTGGCAATCTGAGACGGATACTGAACATATGA
- a CDS encoding permease produces MFDWLQNLADWLIYGVAGIEKGTHLGDALNFFIYDSIKILILLFVITFLMGIVNAYFPVERLRSFLSRNKLYGLEYLLASTFGAATPFCSCSSVPLFIGFVKGGIPLGVTFAFLVTSPLVNEVAVAVLLGSFGLKTTAIYVATGIALGIVSGALLNALKLEYLLTDWVKKIWENSKVESEAYESERKTFFKRLPSIANEAFGIVKSVFPYVVIGIAIGAALHGYVPAGFFENYIGRDRWYAVPLAVGLGVPMYANATGIVPIIEVFVSKGIPIGTSLAFMMAVVGLSIPEALLLKKVMTARLIAIFFGTVTICIIISGYLFNLVL; encoded by the coding sequence ATGTTTGACTGGTTGCAGAATCTAGCCGATTGGCTGATCTACGGGGTGGCGGGGATCGAAAAGGGAACGCATCTCGGCGATGCGCTCAATTTCTTCATATACGATTCGATAAAGATCCTGATCCTGCTCTTCGTGATCACGTTCCTGATGGGAATCGTCAACGCGTATTTCCCGGTGGAGCGGCTCCGTTCGTTTCTTTCGCGGAACAAACTCTACGGACTCGAGTACCTGCTGGCATCAACGTTCGGTGCCGCGACTCCTTTCTGTTCCTGTTCGTCGGTGCCGTTGTTCATCGGCTTCGTCAAAGGCGGAATTCCGCTCGGCGTGACCTTCGCGTTTCTCGTGACGTCGCCGCTTGTCAACGAGGTTGCGGTCGCCGTTCTGCTCGGCTCGTTTGGTCTGAAAACAACCGCCATCTACGTCGCGACCGGCATTGCTCTCGGGATCGTCAGCGGCGCGCTTCTGAACGCGTTGAAACTGGAGTACCTGTTGACCGACTGGGTCAAGAAGATCTGGGAGAATTCAAAAGTCGAGAGCGAAGCCTACGAATCAGAGCGGAAAACGTTCTTCAAGCGTCTTCCGTCGATCGCGAACGAGGCTTTCGGCATCGTCAAAAGCGTGTTTCCGTATGTGGTTATAGGGATCGCAATCGGCGCGGCGTTGCACGGTTATGTTCCGGCCGGCTTCTTTGAGAACTATATCGGCCGTGACAGGTGGTACGCGGTGCCGTTGGCAGTTGGATTGGGCGTCCCGATGTACGCGAACGCGACGGGCATCGTTCCGATCATCGAAGTGTTCGTCAGCAAAGGAATTCCGATCGGCACGTCGCTGGCGTTTATGATGGCCGTCGTCGGGCTTTCGATTCCCGAAGCGTTGTTGCTCAAGAAGGTTATGACCGCCAGACTGATCGCGATCTTTTTCGGTACCGTCACGATCTGCATCATCATCTCTGGCTATTTGTTCAATTTGGTCCTGTAA
- a CDS encoding TM0996/MTH895 family glutaredoxin-like protein codes for MTTIKILGTGCAKCKQTEAVIRETLADIGVTADIVKVEDIEKIMAYDVMSTPAVVLDEKVMIRGKVPTREEIRAMFV; via the coding sequence ATGACCACGATCAAGATACTCGGCACGGGATGTGCGAAATGCAAACAAACGGAAGCCGTGATTCGGGAGACGCTCGCCGATATCGGAGTTACCGCGGATATCGTAAAGGTGGAAGATATCGAAAAAATAATGGCTTACGACGTAATGTCGACGCCGGCGGTCGTCCTAGACGAAAAGGTGATGATCCGCGGCAAGGTCCCGACAAGAGAGGAAATCAGGGCAATGTTCGTCTGA